A region from the Afifella aestuarii genome encodes:
- a CDS encoding YifB family Mg chelatase-like AAA ATPase → MVSRVTTVAFRGVEAIPVDVQVLIAPGRTLFNIVGLPDKAVAESRERVQAAIHASGLALPAKRITVNLAPADLPKEGSHYDLPIALALMAAMGAIPADAVSDHVVLGELGLDGRIEAVAGVLPAAISANALKKGLICPAACGGEAAWAGEELAILAPKSLIALANHIAGSQVLSQPKPALRAASEALPDLSEIRGQESAKRALEIAAAGGHNMLMIGPPGAGKSMLASRLPSILPPLAPRELLDVSMISSIAGTLAGGRLSSQRPYRAPHHSASMAAMVGGGINARPGEVSLAHHGVLFLDELPEFTPAVLDSLRQPLETGEAVIARANHRVTYPAEFQLIAAMNPCRCGMAGEPGHTCRRGARCAADYQARLSGPLIDRIDLRIEVPALSAIDLIGPAEAEPSAAVRERVATARAMQAERYMSRGLPGLRINARAGSRVVEDVAAPDEAGARLIRDAAEAMGLSARGYHRVLKVARTLADLDQEEKVRRIHVAEALSYRQSASLLAAAA, encoded by the coding sequence ATGGTTTCTCGTGTTACGACAGTGGCTTTTCGCGGGGTCGAGGCGATCCCCGTCGATGTCCAGGTGCTGATCGCGCCGGGGCGCACGCTCTTCAACATTGTCGGCCTGCCCGACAAGGCGGTGGCGGAAAGCCGGGAACGTGTGCAGGCGGCGATTCATGCGTCGGGTCTCGCGCTTCCGGCCAAGCGCATCACCGTCAATCTCGCCCCGGCAGACCTTCCGAAAGAAGGCAGCCATTATGATCTGCCGATTGCGCTCGCCCTGATGGCGGCAATGGGCGCCATTCCAGCCGATGCCGTCAGCGATCACGTGGTTCTTGGGGAACTCGGCCTCGACGGTCGCATCGAAGCGGTGGCGGGTGTGCTGCCGGCCGCCATCAGCGCCAATGCGCTGAAGAAGGGGCTCATCTGCCCCGCCGCCTGCGGAGGGGAGGCTGCGTGGGCCGGCGAAGAACTCGCCATTCTGGCGCCGAAGAGCCTGATTGCGCTCGCCAATCACATCGCCGGCAGTCAGGTCCTGTCCCAGCCCAAGCCCGCACTTCGCGCCGCGAGCGAGGCCCTTCCCGATCTCTCAGAGATCCGCGGTCAGGAGAGCGCCAAACGGGCGTTGGAGATTGCCGCAGCCGGTGGCCACAACATGCTGATGATCGGCCCTCCGGGGGCCGGCAAATCGATGCTGGCGAGCCGGCTGCCTTCGATCCTGCCGCCGCTTGCGCCGCGCGAACTCCTCGACGTGTCGATGATCTCGTCGATCGCTGGGACGCTCGCCGGCGGGCGGCTGTCGAGCCAGCGACCCTATCGGGCACCGCACCATTCGGCCTCCATGGCGGCGATGGTCGGCGGCGGCATCAATGCGCGTCCGGGCGAGGTCTCACTTGCCCATCACGGCGTGCTCTTCCTCGATGAATTGCCGGAATTCACCCCGGCCGTCCTCGATTCGCTGCGCCAGCCACTGGAGACCGGCGAAGCCGTCATCGCGCGCGCCAATCACCGGGTCACCTACCCGGCCGAATTTCAGTTGATTGCGGCGATGAACCCGTGTCGCTGCGGCATGGCGGGCGAGCCCGGGCACACCTGCCGGCGCGGCGCCCGTTGCGCCGCCGACTATCAGGCCCGGCTCTCCGGGCCTTTGATCGACCGCATCGATCTCAGGATCGAGGTGCCTGCACTCTCTGCCATCGATCTGATCGGACCCGCCGAGGCGGAGCCGAGTGCGGCCGTGCGCGAGCGTGTGGCGACGGCTCGTGCGATGCAGGCGGAGCGCTATATGTCCCGCGGCCTGCCGGGCCTGCGCATCAATGCGCGTGCCGGCAGTCGCGTGGTGGAAGATGTCGCAGCTCCAGACGAGGCCGGTGCCCGTCTCATTCGCGATGCCGCGGAAGCGATGGGCTTATCGGCGCGCGGCTACCACCGCGTCCTCAAGGTCGCGCGCACACTTGCCGATCTCGACCAGGAGGAAAAGGTGCGCCGCATCCATGTGGCGGAGGCCTTGAGCTACCGCCAGAGCGCGTCTCTGCTTGCCGCGGCCGCATGA
- a CDS encoding YrbL family protein, translating into MHAQADRRSVAGTVDLSRAIPFARGGRRLCFVDPSRKDRGIKVRRPDYTLADQRRSKAAWKRLRPLVRFDDNRQDEHILRRLGQVRGEAAFAHVARQFGFLRTSLGMGLSVELIRDGDGEISRTLESYLTIHGYSSECQAAVETFCDHLVTYRVPTRKIMLCNVLVQEDVDGQIRRLVLIDDFGTTNYYPFFLRTDASQERKVLRKVDDFVARIHGFVAGEVMPSAVSLLD; encoded by the coding sequence ATGCATGCGCAAGCGGACCGGCGGTCCGTGGCGGGCACCGTCGATCTCAGCCGGGCAATCCCGTTTGCGCGCGGCGGGCGGCGGCTCTGCTTTGTCGATCCCTCCAGAAAAGACCGCGGGATCAAGGTGCGGCGACCGGATTACACGCTCGCCGACCAGCGCCGGTCAAAGGCCGCGTGGAAGCGTCTGCGACCGCTCGTGCGCTTCGACGACAACCGTCAGGACGAGCACATTCTGCGCCGCCTCGGTCAGGTCCGCGGCGAGGCAGCCTTCGCGCATGTGGCGCGGCAGTTCGGCTTCCTGCGTACAAGCCTCGGGATGGGGCTCTCGGTGGAGCTCATTCGCGACGGAGATGGCGAGATCTCACGCACGCTCGAAAGCTATCTGACGATCCACGGCTATTCCTCGGAATGTCAGGCGGCCGTTGAGACGTTTTGCGACCATCTCGTCACGTATCGCGTGCCGACGCGAAAAATCATGTTGTGCAATGTTCTCGTCCAGGAAGACGTCGACGGCCAAATCCGCCGGCTCGTCCTCATCGACGATTTCGGCACGACCAATTATTACCCCTTCTTTCTGCGCACCGACGCCTCGCAAGAACGCAAGGTGTTGCGCAAGGTCGACGATTTCGTCGCCCGCATTCACGGCTTCGTCGCCGGCGAGGTGATGCCGTCGGCCGTCTCGCTTCTCGACTGA
- the gshB gene encoding glutathione synthase: protein MALSVAVQMDPIAQIDIRGDTTFALMLEAQKRGHSLFYYEPRHLSMEGGRVFARMRAVSVADEVGRHYALDEAEQQLGLEDFDVVLMRQDPPFDMAYISATHLLERVHPKTLVVNDPAHVRNAPEKLFVTEFSDLMPETLISRDIAAIRAFREKHRDIILKPLYGNGGAAVFRISEGDENLSSLIELFETTFREPFVVQRYLPEIRKGDKRIIIVDGEPAGAINRIPAVGDARSNMHVGGKAVAAELTDRDREICARIGPELKARGFILVGIDVIGDVMTEINVTSPTGIRELQRFSDIDAAAMVWDAIEQRCKG, encoded by the coding sequence ATGGCCCTTTCAGTCGCAGTGCAGATGGATCCGATCGCTCAGATCGATATTCGCGGCGATACGACCTTCGCGCTGATGCTGGAGGCGCAAAAGCGCGGCCACAGCCTCTTCTATTACGAGCCGCGGCACCTCTCGATGGAGGGCGGCCGCGTCTTTGCCCGCATGCGGGCGGTGAGCGTTGCCGACGAGGTCGGCCGTCATTACGCGCTCGATGAGGCGGAACAGCAGCTCGGGCTCGAAGATTTCGATGTCGTCCTGATGCGCCAGGATCCGCCATTCGACATGGCCTATATCTCGGCGACGCATCTCTTGGAGCGGGTTCATCCGAAGACCCTCGTCGTCAACGATCCGGCCCATGTGCGCAACGCGCCGGAAAAACTCTTCGTCACCGAATTTTCCGATCTGATGCCGGAGACGCTGATCTCCCGCGACATCGCAGCGATCCGCGCCTTCCGCGAAAAGCACCGCGACATCATCCTGAAGCCGCTCTACGGCAATGGTGGTGCCGCGGTTTTCCGTATCAGCGAGGGGGACGAAAACCTGTCCTCGCTGATCGAACTTTTCGAAACGACCTTCCGCGAGCCCTTCGTCGTGCAGCGCTATCTGCCTGAGATTCGCAAGGGCGACAAACGCATCATCATTGTCGACGGCGAGCCCGCCGGTGCGATCAACCGGATCCCGGCGGTGGGTGATGCGCGCTCCAACATGCATGTCGGCGGTAAGGCCGTTGCCGCCGAACTCACCGATCGCGACCGGGAAATCTGTGCCCGCATCGGCCCGGAACTCAAGGCGCGCGGCTTCATCCTCGTCGGCATCGACGTGATCGGCGACGTGATGACGGAGATCAACGTCACCTCGCCCACAGGCATCCGCGAGCTGCAGCGTTTTTCGGATATCGATGCGGCTGCGATGGTGTGGGACGCGATCGAACAGCGCTGCAAGGGCTGA
- a CDS encoding YraN family protein, which translates to MSKKRRRAYRQGHMAEMAAALFLMMKGYRILARRYRTPLGEIDLIARRGRTVAFVEVKLRGEREAADWALTPRSERRIGAAASVWTSRHPAAMEFTQRFDLVLVSPFRLPRHLADAFRPPN; encoded by the coding sequence ATGAGCAAGAAGCGGCGCCGGGCCTACCGACAGGGCCATATGGCCGAGATGGCGGCGGCGCTCTTCCTCATGATGAAGGGGTATAGGATCCTCGCACGCCGCTACCGGACGCCACTTGGCGAGATCGATCTCATTGCTCGTCGCGGCCGCACCGTCGCCTTCGTCGAGGTGAAGCTTCGTGGTGAGAGAGAGGCGGCAGACTGGGCGCTCACCCCACGCAGCGAAAGGCGCATCGGTGCCGCCGCAAGCGTTTGGACCTCGCGGCATCCCGCCGCCATGGAGTTCACGCAGCGCTTCGATCTCGTTCTCGTTTCCCCTTTTCGTTTACCCCGGCATCTTGCGGACGCCTTTCGCCCTCCCAATTGA
- the rsmI gene encoding 16S rRNA (cytidine(1402)-2'-O)-methyltransferase has translation MRGHELTAPHLEPGLYVTATPIGHLGDITIRALEVLAAADVIAAEDTRVTRKLLSRYGITTRLTAYHEHSHPDVDDRLVKLMAEGEAVALVTDAGTPVVSDPGTRLVARAVAEGVAVHPIPGASSLTAALSVAGISAEATLFLGFLPAKEKARRDALRRLADLPFALVLLEAPHRLQAFARDANEILGDRPVCLCREMTKLHETFLRGSLADLADAAGEQDKGEIVVVIGPPAPREAGEGFDEADLDRMLAERLGTMGVKDAAREVAEETGLPRRTLYQRALSLGKE, from the coding sequence ATGCGGGGCCACGAACTGACGGCGCCGCATCTCGAGCCGGGCCTCTATGTCACGGCAACGCCGATCGGCCATCTCGGCGACATCACCATCCGTGCGCTGGAGGTTCTGGCCGCGGCCGACGTGATCGCGGCTGAAGACACCCGGGTCACCCGCAAACTTCTGTCGCGCTACGGCATCACCACCCGCCTCACCGCCTATCACGAACATTCCCATCCCGATGTCGACGACCGCCTCGTGAAGCTGATGGCGGAGGGCGAGGCCGTGGCGCTCGTCACGGATGCCGGCACGCCGGTCGTCTCCGATCCCGGCACGCGGCTCGTCGCGCGTGCGGTTGCCGAAGGTGTTGCCGTCCATCCGATCCCCGGCGCCTCGAGCCTCACCGCGGCCTTGAGCGTTGCCGGGATTTCGGCCGAGGCGACGCTCTTTCTGGGTTTTCTGCCGGCGAAGGAGAAAGCCCGGCGGGACGCGCTTCGGCGGCTCGCCGATCTTCCCTTCGCCCTCGTTCTTCTGGAAGCGCCGCATCGGCTCCAGGCTTTCGCCCGCGACGCAAACGAGATCCTCGGAGATCGGCCCGTCTGTCTGTGCCGGGAGATGACGAAGCTGCACGAGACGTTCCTGCGCGGTTCGCTCGCCGATCTTGCCGACGCGGCGGGCGAACAGGACAAAGGCGAGATTGTCGTGGTGATCGGGCCCCCAGCCCCCAGGGAGGCGGGTGAAGGCTTCGATGAGGCCGATCTCGACCGCATGCTCGCCGAGCGTCTCGGCACGATGGGGGTCAAGGATGCCGCCCGCGAGGTTGCGGAGGAAACCGGCTTGCCGCGGCGCACGCTCTATCAGCGTGCGCTGTCGCTCGGCAAGGAGTGA
- a CDS encoding penicillin-binding protein activator, translating to MPNGLFGWFATALVFLFLAGCTSMSGNGGGNLPVDQGPAAPTGEVIGSGTTRVAMLLPLTATGNAGNAARAFRNSAEMAMSDFPNVPISLIVYDTGGTPAGAQAAAEKAVSEGTKIVLGPLFASSVSAAAPVARRANAPMVAFSSDTAVAGPGVYLLSFLPGSDAERIVSYAASEGRESFAALLPNNAYGTVVDAAFRQAVANAGGRVVAIEHYDLNDTDIRAKTADIAAISSRIDALFIPDAGQAPALISQALGSAGSNIKLLGSGQWNDPAVLNNGALAGGWFPAPTRRTFDGFAARYQAAYGSEPPRNATLAYDATVLAAGLVRQNPNDAFSASLLTNANGFNGVDGVFRLKSDGTNQRQLAVYEVTGSGARLIDEAPRSFSGAGGF from the coding sequence ATGCCAAATGGCCTTTTCGGCTGGTTCGCGACAGCGCTCGTTTTCCTGTTTCTGGCGGGGTGCACCTCGATGTCGGGGAATGGCGGCGGCAATCTGCCGGTCGATCAGGGACCTGCCGCACCCACCGGAGAGGTCATCGGCAGCGGCACCACGCGGGTCGCCATGCTTTTGCCGCTGACGGCGACGGGCAATGCCGGCAATGCCGCGCGGGCCTTCCGCAATTCCGCCGAGATGGCGATGAGCGACTTCCCCAACGTGCCGATCTCGCTCATCGTCTATGACACCGGCGGCACGCCGGCAGGCGCGCAGGCGGCCGCCGAAAAGGCCGTCTCGGAAGGAACCAAGATCGTTCTCGGACCGCTTTTCGCCTCATCGGTCAGCGCTGCAGCACCCGTGGCGCGCCGGGCCAATGCGCCGATGGTGGCCTTCTCGTCCGACACCGCAGTTGCTGGCCCCGGCGTCTATCTCCTGAGCTTCCTACCGGGCTCGGATGCTGAACGCATCGTCTCCTATGCGGCGAGCGAAGGGCGGGAATCCTTCGCCGCGCTCCTGCCCAACAACGCCTATGGCACGGTCGTCGACGCGGCCTTCCGCCAGGCGGTCGCCAATGCGGGCGGACGGGTCGTCGCGATCGAGCATTACGACCTCAACGACACCGATATCCGGGCTAAGACGGCCGATATCGCGGCCATTTCCTCGCGCATCGATGCGCTTTTCATTCCCGACGCCGGTCAGGCGCCAGCCCTCATCTCGCAGGCGCTCGGCTCCGCCGGCAGCAATATCAAGCTTCTCGGCAGCGGCCAGTGGAACGATCCGGCCGTCCTCAACAATGGCGCGCTTGCCGGCGGCTGGTTCCCGGCACCAACACGGCGCACCTTCGACGGGTTCGCCGCACGCTACCAGGCGGCCTATGGCTCGGAGCCGCCGCGCAACGCGACGCTTGCCTACGACGCCACGGTTCTGGCGGCCGGGCTGGTGCGGCAGAATCCCAACGATGCCTTCTCTGCCAGCCTTCTCACCAATGCGAACGGTTTCAACGGTGTCGATGGCGTCTTTCGGCTCAAATCGGACGGCACCAATCAACGTCAGCTCGCCGTCTACGAGGTCACCGGCTCGGGCGCCCGTCTGATCGACGAAGCCCCCCGTTCCTTCTCCGGCGCCGGCGGTTTCTGA
- a CDS encoding acyltransferase family protein: MDAAGTATTSARTRVAWVDVAKGFCIIMVVMMHSTLGVEKAVGANGWMNYVVEFARPFRMPDFFMIAGLFLSARITAPLRLYVDRKILHFAYFYVLWLTIQFVLKAPEFASDYGWDGALLFYLKSFVEPFGTLWFIYHLAIFFAVTRLVHGRVPAWLVWLVAAGLEIAHIDTGSMLIDEFASRFVYFYTGFILADAIFRFADRADRHLLFGVGYLAAWGVLNAACVFGGISKLPVVSLGLGFAGAVAVCTFSVLLAKTLVSRPLTYLGANSIVVYLAFFLPMVVTRTVLLKLGLITDIGTISLLVTAAGVIGPVILYEFTRRTGWGTFLFVRPAWARIDQPWRSKPGQKAAIAPAE; this comes from the coding sequence ATGGATGCGGCCGGCACAGCGACCACCTCAGCACGAACGCGCGTCGCATGGGTCGACGTCGCCAAGGGATTTTGCATCATCATGGTGGTGATGATGCATTCGACGCTGGGGGTGGAGAAGGCGGTCGGCGCCAACGGCTGGATGAATTACGTCGTCGAATTCGCCCGCCCCTTCCGGATGCCCGACTTCTTCATGATTGCAGGGCTTTTTCTGTCCGCCCGCATCACCGCGCCCTTGCGTCTCTATGTCGACCGCAAGATCCTGCATTTCGCCTATTTTTACGTGCTCTGGCTCACCATCCAGTTCGTTCTGAAGGCGCCCGAATTCGCCTCGGATTATGGCTGGGACGGCGCTTTGCTGTTCTACCTGAAGAGCTTCGTAGAGCCTTTCGGCACACTCTGGTTCATCTACCATCTGGCGATCTTTTTTGCCGTGACGCGCCTCGTTCATGGCCGCGTGCCGGCTTGGCTCGTCTGGCTGGTGGCGGCCGGGCTCGAGATTGCGCATATCGACACCGGCTCGATGCTGATCGACGAATTCGCCTCGCGCTTCGTCTATTTCTACACAGGCTTCATCCTGGCGGATGCGATCTTCCGTTTTGCGGACCGTGCCGACCGACATCTCCTTTTCGGTGTCGGCTATCTCGCCGCCTGGGGTGTCCTCAACGCGGCCTGCGTGTTCGGCGGCATCTCGAAGCTTCCCGTCGTTTCGCTCGGCCTCGGTTTCGCGGGGGCGGTCGCAGTCTGCACCTTCTCCGTCTTGCTGGCGAAGACGCTCGTCTCACGTCCTCTCACCTATCTCGGCGCCAATTCGATTGTCGTCTATCTCGCCTTCTTCCTGCCGATGGTGGTGACCCGCACCGTCCTTTTGAAGCTCGGCCTCATCACCGATATCGGCACGATCTCGCTTCTCGTCACCGCGGCGGGCGTCATCGGCCCGGTCATCTTGTATGAATTCACCCGACGCACCGGCTGGGGCACCTTCCTCTTCGTACGGCCCGCCTGGGCCCGGATCGACCAGCCCTGGCGTAGCAAACCCGGGCAGAAGGCGGCGATCGCCCCGGCGGAGTAA
- the polA gene encoding DNA polymerase I, translated as MTSGDHLVLVDGSAFIFRAFHALPPLTRKSDGLPVGAVSGFCNMIWKLLQEGPTPEKGDEPTHFAVIFDYSAKTFRNEIYPEYKAHRPEPPEDLVPQFSLIRDATRAFNLACVEQQGWEADDLIATYAKLACEAGARTTIISSDKDLMQLIGPSVIMFDTMRDQLIDAEFVMQKFGVFPDKMIDLQALTGDPTDNVPGVPGIGPKTAAQLLHDYGDLETLLSRASEIKQNKRRENLIEFAEQARISKKLVELSTSVPLEVPLGDLAVESLDAAKAIGFCKAMEFNTLTRRIAEKMEADAAAISAPTLEIAGWGAGPAAHGPDLAETKGDGPGSVAAPVDGAFADERGFLAAPADLARQRAETATEPKIDPSSYECVRTIEALEAWIERAYAAGRLAFDTETTSLNPLQATLCGVSLAVAPGEACYVPLGHRRPDAAPHSDLFGGRAETEKAREAAAEGGVDGGADSLSFSDSSDSDYTQIGEARALELLKPLLEDPTILKIGQNLKYDWLLLKARGIEIASYDDTMLISYALDAGFGQQHGMDILSERHLGHKPIAYKDVCGTGRDKVTFDFAPIDRATSYAAEDADVTLRLWLVLKPRLAAEGLTNVYERLERPLLPVLARMEERGIKVDRDILSRLSGRFAQKAAGLEAEIVDMAGESFNIGSPKQLGEVLFGKLGLPGGRKTKGGQWSTDVKVLEDLAAEGHPLPMKIVAWRQLTKLKGTYTDAIPSYLDTRGRVHTSYSLASTTTGRLSSSEPNLQNIPVRTEEGREIRTAFVAEEGTRLVSADYSQIELRILAHIAEIPALRRAFEDGLDIHAMTASEMFATPIEGMDPMIRRRAKAINFGIIYGISAFGLAAQLGIGREEAGDYIKTYFKRFPGIRDYMEETKEKARDKGYVETLFGRRAHFPNIKHSNHSIRSGAERAAINAPIQGSAADIIRRAMIRMEDALAEAQLSARMLLQVHDELIFEVPEEEVEASLPVIREVMEKAAEPAVALRVPLQVDARAADNWEAAH; from the coding sequence ATGACATCCGGCGATCATCTCGTCCTCGTCGACGGCTCGGCCTTCATCTTCCGCGCCTTCCATGCCCTGCCGCCTTTGACGCGCAAATCCGACGGCCTGCCCGTCGGCGCCGTCTCCGGCTTCTGCAACATGATCTGGAAGCTCCTGCAGGAGGGGCCGACGCCGGAAAAGGGCGACGAACCCACCCATTTCGCCGTCATCTTCGATTATTCGGCGAAGACGTTCCGCAACGAGATCTACCCCGAGTACAAGGCGCATCGGCCCGAACCGCCGGAGGATCTCGTTCCGCAGTTCAGCCTGATCCGCGACGCCACGCGCGCCTTCAACCTCGCCTGTGTCGAACAGCAGGGATGGGAGGCGGACGACCTCATCGCCACCTATGCGAAGCTCGCCTGTGAGGCCGGGGCGCGCACGACCATCATCTCCTCCGACAAGGATCTGATGCAGCTGATCGGGCCCTCCGTCATCATGTTCGACACGATGCGCGATCAGCTGATCGATGCCGAATTCGTCATGCAGAAATTCGGCGTCTTCCCCGACAAGATGATCGATCTGCAGGCGCTGACCGGCGATCCGACCGACAATGTGCCGGGGGTGCCGGGCATCGGGCCGAAGACCGCCGCACAGCTCCTGCACGATTACGGGGATCTCGAAACGCTTCTCTCCCGCGCATCGGAGATCAAGCAGAACAAGCGCCGCGAGAACCTCATCGAATTTGCCGAGCAGGCGCGCATCTCCAAGAAGCTCGTCGAACTTTCCACGAGCGTGCCACTCGAGGTGCCGCTCGGCGATCTCGCCGTGGAAAGCCTCGATGCGGCAAAAGCGATCGGCTTCTGCAAGGCGATGGAGTTCAACACGCTGACGCGCCGCATCGCCGAAAAGATGGAAGCCGATGCGGCGGCGATCTCAGCACCGACACTCGAGATCGCAGGGTGGGGCGCAGGGCCCGCCGCGCACGGCCCGGACCTTGCCGAGACGAAGGGGGACGGACCGGGCAGTGTCGCAGCGCCTGTCGACGGCGCCTTCGCCGACGAACGCGGCTTCCTGGCGGCCCCCGCCGATCTTGCGCGCCAGCGCGCCGAGACGGCGACTGAACCGAAGATCGATCCAAGCTCTTACGAATGCGTGCGCACGATCGAGGCGCTGGAGGCCTGGATCGAACGTGCCTATGCGGCGGGGCGTCTTGCCTTCGATACGGAGACGACGAGCCTCAATCCCTTGCAGGCGACGCTGTGCGGCGTCTCGCTCGCTGTGGCACCGGGCGAGGCGTGTTACGTGCCTCTCGGGCATCGCCGCCCCGATGCGGCCCCCCATTCCGACCTGTTTGGCGGGCGTGCGGAGACGGAAAAGGCTCGTGAAGCCGCAGCGGAAGGCGGTGTGGACGGCGGTGCCGACTCTCTCTCTTTTTCCGATTCAAGCGATAGTGACTATACGCAGATCGGGGAGGCCAGGGCTCTCGAACTCCTGAAGCCACTCCTGGAAGACCCGACGATCCTCAAGATCGGCCAGAACCTCAAATACGACTGGCTGCTCCTCAAAGCCCGCGGCATCGAGATCGCAAGTTACGACGACACGATGCTGATTTCCTATGCGCTCGATGCCGGTTTCGGCCAGCAGCACGGTATGGATATTCTGTCGGAACGCCATCTCGGCCACAAGCCGATCGCCTATAAGGACGTCTGCGGCACGGGTCGCGACAAGGTCACCTTCGACTTCGCGCCGATCGACCGCGCCACCTCTTATGCCGCCGAGGACGCCGACGTCACACTGCGGCTTTGGCTGGTCTTGAAGCCGCGCCTTGCTGCCGAAGGGCTCACCAATGTCTACGAGCGGCTGGAACGGCCGCTTCTGCCGGTACTCGCCCGCATGGAAGAACGCGGCATCAAGGTCGATCGAGACATCCTCTCGCGCCTTTCCGGACGCTTTGCCCAGAAAGCGGCAGGGCTCGAAGCGGAGATTGTCGACATGGCGGGCGAGAGCTTCAACATCGGCTCGCCAAAGCAGCTCGGGGAGGTTCTCTTCGGCAAGCTCGGCCTGCCGGGCGGCCGCAAGACCAAAGGCGGGCAATGGTCGACGGACGTCAAGGTGCTGGAGGATCTCGCGGCCGAGGGCCATCCCCTGCCGATGAAGATCGTCGCCTGGCGCCAGCTCACCAAGCTCAAAGGCACCTATACCGACGCCATCCCCTCCTATCTCGACACACGCGGGCGCGTGCACACGTCTTATTCCCTCGCCTCCACGACGACGGGCCGGCTCTCCTCTTCCGAACCAAACCTGCAGAACATTCCTGTCCGCACCGAGGAGGGACGCGAAATCCGCACCGCCTTCGTGGCGGAGGAAGGCACCCGCCTCGTCTCGGCCGATTATTCGCAGATCGAACTTCGGATTCTCGCCCATATCGCGGAAATCCCGGCGCTTCGCCGCGCCTTCGAGGACGGGCTCGACATTCATGCGATGACGGCCTCGGAGATGTTTGCAACGCCGATCGAAGGCATGGACCCGATGATCCGCCGCCGCGCCAAGGCGATCAATTTCGGCATCATCTACGGCATTTCGGCCTTCGGCCTCGCCGCCCAGCTCGGCATCGGCCGCGAGGAGGCGGGCGACTACATCAAGACCTATTTCAAGCGCTTCCCGGGCATCCGCGATTATATGGAGGAGACGAAGGAGAAAGCGCGCGACAAGGGCTATGTGGAGACGCTCTTCGGGCGCCGCGCGCATTTCCCGAACATCAAGCACTCCAACCATTCGATCAGGTCAGGGGCGGAACGCGCAGCGATCAACGCGCCGATCCAGGGATCTGCGGCCGATATCATCCGCCGCGCCATGATCCGCATGGAAGATGCCCTCGCCGAGGCACAGCTTTCCGCGCGCATGCTCCTGCAGGTGCATGACGAACTGATCTTCGAAGTGCCGGAAGAAGAGGTCGAGGCGAGCCTTCCCGTCATCCGCGAGGTGATGGAAAAGGCGGCGGAGCCGGCCGTGGCGCTCAGAGTCCCGCTGCAAGTCGATGCGCGGGCTGCCGACAATTGGGAAGCGGCGCATTAG
- a CDS encoding sulfate transporter family protein, whose amino-acid sequence MLDDAQRSLEEILSPPFRNVLWKSVGLTLGLLLVLWLVLEGLVVHFLALPYPWLETGLTIVSGIGLVVGLAFLAAPATSLFAGIFLDEIAEVVEKNHYPSEPVGRALPLMEGILTTLQFTLVVVGVNLVALPLVLFVGFGVVIFFVANGYLLGREYFDLAARRFHDRRVAKILRLRHSGRIFLAGLVIAGFTAVPLVNLLAPLFATAFMVHVHKRIQKAERRPGGLLAPA is encoded by the coding sequence ATGTTAGACGATGCCCAACGCTCCCTGGAAGAAATCCTATCGCCGCCGTTCCGCAACGTGTTGTGGAAGTCGGTCGGCCTGACGCTCGGGCTCTTGCTGGTCTTGTGGCTCGTCCTCGAAGGGCTCGTCGTGCACTTTCTGGCGCTGCCCTATCCCTGGCTCGAAACCGGTCTGACGATCGTCTCCGGCATCGGTCTCGTCGTCGGGCTTGCCTTCCTGGCGGCGCCGGCAACCTCGCTTTTCGCCGGCATTTTCCTCGACGAGATCGCCGAGGTGGTTGAGAAGAACCATTACCCGAGCGAGCCGGTGGGAAGGGCGCTCCCCTTGATGGAGGGCATTCTCACCACGTTGCAGTTCACGCTCGTGGTCGTCGGCGTCAATCTAGTCGCCTTGCCTCTAGTCCTCTTCGTCGGCTTCGGTGTCGTCATCTTCTTTGTCGCCAACGGCTATCTTCTCGGCCGGGAATATTTCGATCTCGCGGCGCGGCGTTTTCACGATCGGCGCGTGGCGAAGATCCTCAGGCTCCGGCATTCCGGCCGCATCTTCCTGGCGGGCCTCGTCATCGCGGGCTTCACCGCCGTGCCTCTCGTCAATCTCCTGGCGCCGCTTTTCGCCACCGCCTTCATGGTGCATGTGCACAAGCGTATCCAAAAAGCTGAGCGCAGACCCGGCGGGCTGCTCGCTCCCGCCTGA